From the genome of Nocardia mangyaensis:
GCACCACCAGCAGCAGCGAGGCGTCGAGGGTGTGTCCGCCGTAGGTCTGGGTGAACACGCCGTCGGCGTCGACACCGTTGGCCAAGACGTCGGCGCGGATCTCCTCGGCGATCTCGAACCACCGCGCCGAGCGTTCGTCGCGGCCGTGCAGTTGCGCCAGCCGGGCGCCGCGATCCAGCGCCACCCAGCACATCACCTTCGACGAGGTGAACTGCTGCGGTTCGCCGCGGACCTCCCAGATGCCGCGATCGGGTTCGCGCCAGTGCTCGATCGCGGCGTGCACGGTGCGTTCGAGCATCGGCCACAGTGATTCCGGCACCTGCTGACGGGACTTCATGTGCAGGTACATCGCATCGAGCATGGTGCCCCAGATGTCGTGCTGGTCCTGGTTGTAGGCGGCGTTGCCGATGCGTACCGGTCGTGAGTCGTCGTAGCCGGACAGATTGGGCAGCGTCTCCTCGGTGATCCGGCGTTCGCCGCCGATCCCGTAGAGCACCTGCAGGGGGACGGCGTCACCGTTGTCCCCGGTGGTCGCGTCGTTGAGGAAGTTGAAGAAGTCGTCGGCCTCGCGGTCCAGGCCCAGGGTGTACAGGCCCCACAGCGCGAAGCTGGAATCGCGGACCCAGGTGTAGCGGTAGTCCCAGTTGCGTTCCCCGCCAGGGGTTTCCGGCAGGGAGGTGGTCGCGGCCGCCAACAGCGCGCCGGTCGGGGCGTAGGTGAGGCCCTTGAGGGTGAGCGCGCTGCGCTGCAGGTAGTTGCGCCACGGATGGTCGGGGAAGTCACCGAGGGTGATCCAGCGTCGCCAGCATTCCGCGGTCGCCCACATCTTCTCCGCCGCCTCGTCGAAATTGCCGGGTGCGGGCAGTTCCGACCAGGTCAGCGCGACGTACACCGAATCGCCCTCGCTCATCCGAGTCCGCGCCCGCGCCTCACGCCCCTCCAATCCGAGGCGCAGATCGGTGGTGAGCACCAGCGACAGTCCCGACTCGGAGTCGGCGCTGCTGATCGCACTCGCCTGCTCGTACACCTTGCCGGTGTACTCCCAGTGCGCGCCACCGCGGTGGTAGTCGAAGGAGGGCTCGCAGCTCATCTCCAATTCGACGGTGCCACTGACACATTTGACCGTCCGCAACAGGCAGTGCTCGGCGTCCCAGTCCATCGGGGTGCGGCGGTGGGTCTTGGAACGGGCCATGTTGTTGTGCCATGGACCGAGTACGAGCGCGTCACGCACGATCAGCCAACCGGTGGCGGTCTGCCAGGTGGTTTCCAGGATCATCCCGCCCGGCAGATACCGCCGCGCGGCGGGGACCTGCGTGCCGTACGGCCCGATCCGGAAGTGCCCGGCGCTGCGATCGAGAATCGCGCCGAACACGCTGGGAGAGTCGGGGCGGGGGACACACATCCACTCGACCGCACCGCTGCTGGCGATCAGGCAGCCGGTCTCGCAGTCGGACAGGAACGCGTAGTCGTCGATCGGCGGGAAGGCGCCACGGTTGCCGCTGGAGGACACCGGGCTCAGAATCGGCAGGCTGTCGGCGCTGGAAGACTCCATACCCCATCATCGGGGCGCCGCGAGCCGACGTCCAGCGCAATCGGTCGATCCGCTGGTCGTGGCGTCGCGACATGGCTCGGCGTCGGCCGGAGCGGACCGTTCACGGTGACCGACTAGTCTGGTCGACGTGGAACGCATCGCAGGTTGGTGGGACGGCTTCGAACTCTGGGTGGCCGGACTGCCCTTCATCCCCCAGTTCCTCGTCGTGCTGGTCGGCATGGTGCCGATCAGCTTCGCCATCGCCTTCCTGCTCGACCGTGCCCTGCGCGCGATCTTCCGCGCGCTGGGGCGTGACGACCACGCCGAAGTCCCGGCCGTGGCGCCGATCGCCGTGTCCGCCCCCGTTGCCGCACCCGTGCGGCCGACCGTGGGCAGCGGTGTTCGCTGATGCCACGTTCGCGCGTTCAGCTCGCTCTTGTCGCCCTGTTGGTTCTTGTTGTCATCGCGTGGTTCTTCACGCGATAGGCGCGATAGGTTCGGTCGGATCCGGGGTCCAGTGACACGGGGAGGCATACGGGCTGTGTTTGTTGGAGCGCTGGCGCGCTCGAGTCGCGGCCCCTGGGGGCCGCCGGTCAGCGCTCGAGACTCGCGCCTGCGGCGCATGCGCTTCGAGCGCTGACCGGCGACCCGGCCGCGACCGGCCGACTTCGTCGGCCGCCGCTCCTCGGGGTCGCGGGTGCGGGGTTGGGAGTGCGGTCATCGCGGACTCCGCATGGTGTTGTGCGGGGTTGGGAGTGCGGTCATCGCGGACTCCGCATGGTGTTGTGCGGGGTTGGGAGGTGCGGTCATCGCGGACTCCGCACGGTGTCGTGTGTGGCGGGGAGTGCGGTCATGGCGGATTCCGCATGGTGTCGTGTGTGGTGGGGAGTGCGGTCAGGCGGACTCGATTGATGGTGTTGTGGGTCGGCTAGTTCTTGCGCCAGTCGTCGAAGCGTTTGCCGAGGTCGGATACTGTGCGGCCTACTTCCTGGCCGACGGTGTTGACGGCTGATCCCACGTCGCGGCCGAGGTCGCGGACGGTGCGGACGAACATGTCGTCGGACTGGTCGAAGGATTCGCGGTAGGTGCGGGCGGCTTCCTTGACCTCGTCGCTGATGCGGGCGTTGCGGTCGGAGTCGCGGCGGGGGTAGCTGCCGCCGAGGATGCGGTCGTACTCGCCGGACTGGATCCAGCGGCGGAGTTCGGCGGCGCGCAGGACCGAGAAGGGGTGCGTCTGCAGTTCCAGGTTGAGCAGTTTGAGGACGCCGTCGCGCAGGTCGCCCGAGCGCATGTAGTCGTCGGCCTGGTCGAGGAACGCGCCGTGGTTCATCTCGGTCAGCCAGGCGCCGCCCGCGGTCTTCATGTGCACCCGCACCGAGGCCTCGACATCCTGGCAGCACAGCAGGCCGGCGCGGTCGCCGGACAGTTCGGACTTGCGGCTCCACTCCATCAGCGCCGCCACGATCGCGCGCAGTGCCCAGCCGCCGACCGGCATCCAGCCGACCGAGGCCGACAGCCGCATCAGGTGCATGAGCATCGTGCGGTACACCGCGTGCCCGGACAGAGCGTGGCCGAGCTCGTGGCCGACGACGAAGCGCAGCTCCTCGGTGTCCATCAGTTCGAGCAGGCCGGTGGTGAGCACGATGAACGGCTTGTCCATGCCGATGGTGAAGGCGTTCACCGACGGGTCCTGCAGGACGAACATCTCCGGTGTGGTCGGCGCGTCGAGCACGCCGACACAATCCGCCCGCAACTCGTGCAGGGTGCGGAACTGCCGTTCGTCGACGCGCACAGCGGTTGCCAGGTACAGCAGCCGGTGCTGACGTTCGCGCAGCAGTCCCGACAGTGCGCGCAGCACCGTGTCGAAGCCGCTGAGTGAGCGCAGCGTCACCAGTGCGGTGCGGTCGGCCGGGTGCTCCCAGGCACGCGTGCTGATCTCCGGCAAACGCACGCGAACGCGGTCTGGAGCCATGGTCATAGGATGAAATCCCCCCTCGGTATGGAGTTCTCGTCGATTCGAACCATCATGTCGCAATCTGTTACAGTCTGCCCGTGTCGTCGAGTGTTGCCCCGCAGATCCGCCATGAATTGGCGTTGATCGCTGTCGGCGACCTCGCGGTCGCGGACATCCTCTGTCGATGATCGGCCATCGGACTCGTCTGCGCATTCCTGCCGAGTAGACTAGCGCGCGCTTTCTCTCGCAGTCGTAGTTCGGCACTCCGGGGGCCATGAGCCCGAGTCGCGCCGACTGTCGTGCAGCCACCGCCTCGCAGGTCCACCGATCGACAAGTGTTTCTCCTGCCGCAGCGAAAGACATTGCGCGGCAGGTCCTTTCCCGAAAGGTACACCCCGATGTCTCGCAACACCTGGATCGGCTCGCGCCGCCGCGCCGCCGCCATCGCGCTCACTGCTGTCGCCGCGGTCGCCCTGACCGCCTGCGGCGGTGGCGCCAGCGATTCGACCGACGGCGACGCCATCGTGGCCGACGGGAGCGGGGGCACCATCAACCTCTACGCCTACGCCGTGCCCAAGGTCGGTTTCGACGAGGTCGTGCCCGAGTTCAACAAGACCGAGGCGGGCGACGGCGTCATCGTCCGGGCGTCCTACGGCGCCTCGGGCGACCAGTCGCGCAAGGTGAAGGACGGCGCTCGAGCCGACGTGGTGAGCTTCTCGGTCGAGCCCGACATCACCCGCCTGGTCGAGGCGGGCTTGATCGACGAGAACTGGAACGCCGACTCCACCAAGGGCGTCCCGTTCGGCTCGGTCGTCACGCTGGTGGTCCGTGAGGGCAACCCCAAAGGCATCAGGGACTGGGACGACCTGCTGAAGCCGGGGGTCGAGGTCGTCACCCCGAACCCGTTCAGCTCCGGCTCGGCCAAGTGGAACCTGCTGGCGCCGTACGCGGCCAAGAGCGAGGGCGGCAAGAACCCACAGGCGGGTCTGGACTACCTGTCGCAGCTGATCTCGCCCGAACATGTGCGGGTGCAGCCCAAGTCGGGCCGCGAAGCCACCGAGGCCTTCCTGCAGGGCACCGGTGACGTGCTGCTGAGCTACGAGAACGAGGCCCTGTTCTCCGAGCGCAACGGCGACCCGATCGAGCACGTCAACCCGCCGATCACTGTCAAGATCGAGAACCCGGTCGCGGTGCTCGAGAACGCCGAGAACGCCGCCAAGGCCATCGCGTTCCGCGACTTCCTGTTCACCACCGAGGGCCAGCGTGCCTGGGCCGAGGCCGGTTTCCGCCCGGTCGACCCGGGCGTGGCCGCCGAGTTCGCCGCCGACTTCCCCACCCCCACCCAGCTGTGGACCATCGATGACCTCGGCGGTTGGAAGACCGTGGACGAGGAGTTGTTCGCGCAGGACACCGGCACGATCGCGATGATCTACGACCAGGCGACCAGGTAAGCCGTGACCCAGCACACACGCGATACTGGACAACTGTGACTGACAGCAGTGGGCATGCCGGGACCGGGGACACTCTCGATTCCGGCGATGCCGTGAACCTGGAGAAATCGGCGACCACCGCGCCGCCGAAGCCCCGCGGCCCGCGAGGGTCGTGGTTGCGGGTGACCGGCTCGGTCGGTCCGCTCGGCATCGCCATCGCGGTGCTGTGGCTCAGCCTCATCGTGCTGTTGCCGCTGGCGGCGCTCACCGTCAGCTCGTTCGAGGACGGCTGGTCCGGCTTCTGGGACGCGGTCACCGCACCCGCGGCGCTGGAGTCGCTGCGGATCACCATCGGGGTGTCGGTGGTGGTCGCGGTGGTCAACCTCTTCATGGGCACCCTGATTGCCTGGGTGCTCGTGCGTGACGAGTTCCCCGGCAAGGGAATCGTCAACGCGCTGATCGATCTGCCGTTCGCGCTGCCGACGATCGTCGCCTCGATCGTGCTGCTCTCGCTCTACGGCCCGAGCAGTCCTTTCGACATCCACCTCAACGCCACCCAGCCCGGCCTGGTGATCGCCCTGGCGTTCGTGACCCTGCCTTTCGTGGTGCGGTCGGTGCAGCCGGTGCTGATCGAGGTCGACCGTGAGGTGGAACAGGCCGCGCTCTCACTCGGTGCCGGCAACTGGATCACCTTCCGCCGGATCGTGCTGCCGACGCTGACGCCCGCGATCATCTCCGGCGGCGGCCTGGCCTTCGCCAGGGCGATCGGTGAATACGGCTCGGTGGTGCTGATCGGCGGCAACATCCCGCGCGAGACGCAGGTGACCTCGCAGTACATCCAGCAGCAGATCGAGGTCGACCGGCCGGTCAACGCGGCCGCGGTATCGGTGGCGCTGCTCGCCGTCGCGTTCGCCACGCTGTTGGTACTGCGCCTGCTGGCCGAGCGGACCGCGCGCAAGGAAGAGGCCGCTCGATGAAGCTGTCGGCACTGACCAGGATCTCGCTGCGCACCGTCGCACTGGGCTACCTGTTCATCCTGCTGGTGCTGCCGCTGGTCATCATCCTGCTGCGCACCTTCGAACGCGGGATCGGCGCGTTCATCGACTCGATCACCACGCCCGCGGCGATCTCGGCGTTCCAGCTGTCGATGATCATCGTGGCCATCGTGGTGCCGTTGAACGTGGTCTTCGGTGTGATCACCGCGCTGGCGCTGGTGCGCAGCAAGTTCCCGGGGCGCAGTCTGTTGCAGGGCATCGTCGACCTGCCGTTCGCGGTGTCGCCGGTGGTCGTGGGTGTGGCGCTGATCCTGCTCTGGGGTGCGGGTGGATGGTTCGGCGGGTTGGAATCCCTCGGGTTCCAGGTGATCTTCAGTTTGCCGGGCATGGTGATCGCCACCATCTTCGTGACATTGCCGTTCGTGGTGCGCGAGGTGGAACCGGTGCTGCACGAGATCGGCGACGATCAGGAGCAGGCCGCGGCCACCCTCGGCGCCACGGGGTGGCAGACCTTCTGGCGGATCACTCTGCCCGCAATCCGCTGGGGCCTCACCTATGGTGTCGTGCTCACCGTGGCCCGCGCGCTCGGCGAGTTCGGCGCGGTGATCATGGTCTCGACCGCGATGCCGGGCGAGTCTCAGACGCTGACCCTGCTGGTGCACGGTCGCTACATCGATGATCACAACGACTTCGGCGCCTACAGTGCGGCGACACTGCTGATGGGCATGGCCCTGGTAGTCCTTCTCCTGATGACTCTTCTCGAACGCAAGCGGGGCCCCGAATGATCACCGTGACCAACGCGCGCAAGAACTACGGTTCCTTCGCCGCGCTCGACGATGTCACCATCGACATCCCCTCCGGCGAACTCACCGCCCTGCTCGGCCCGTCGGGGTCGGGCAAGTCGACGCTGCTGCGCTCGATCGCGGGCCTGGAGTCGCTGGACTCCGGGATCGTGATGATCGCCGGCAACGATGTCACCCACGTGCCACCGCAGAAGCGTGACATCGGCTTCGTGTTCCAGCACTACGCCGCGTTCAAGCACATGACGGTGCGCGACAACGTGGCCTTCGGCCTGACCATCCGCAAGCGGCCGAAGAAGGAGATCGACAAGCGCGTCGACGAACTGCTCGGCATCGTCGGGCTCGACGGGTTCCAGCACCGCTACCCGGCCCAGCTCTCGGGCGGTCAGCGCCAGCGCATGGCGCTGGCTCGCGCGCTGGCCGTCGACCCGCAGGTGCTGCTGCTCGACGAGCCCTTCGGCGCGCTCGACGCCAAGGTGCGCACCGATCTGCGCCAGTGGCTGCGCAGGCTGCACGACGAGGTCCACGTGACCACGGTGCTGGTGACCCACGACCAGGAGGAGGCGCTCGACGTCGCCGACCGGATCGCGGTGATGAACAAGGGCCGCATCGAGCAGGTCGGTTCGCCCGAGGACGTCTACGACCGCCCGGCCAACGAGTTCGTGATGTCGTTTCTCGGCGCGGTCGCGCGGCTCAACGGGCATCTGGTCCGTCCGCACGACATCCGGGTGGGCCGTGATCCCAGCATGGCGCTGGCCGAGCACGAGGGCACCGCGGATTCGGCCGGTGTCACCAGGGCCACCGTGGAACGCATCGTGCGCTTGGGCTTCGAGGTGCGGCTGGAACTGCGCAATGCCGCCACCGGCGACCAGTTCGCCGCCCAGGTGACTCGCGGCGACGCCGCGGCGTTGCGGCTGACCGAGGGCGAGACGGTCTACGCGCGCGCCACCCGCATCCCGGATCTGCCGACCAGCTGATCCGAACCCGCCACGGCAGGGCCCCGCGACACGATGCCGCGAAGCTCTGTCGGTGTTGTCGCGCTGTTCGCTGGCTGCCCGTACGCCGACCTGACGTCCGGTATCGGCGCAGGATGACCGGTACCGTCGGTCCGACCAGCGGGTCGACGCGCTCGGCGTGAATCTATTTTTCCCGACTCGCCACGCGGCCACCGAGACTGTGTATGACCCAGCGTCACAGGTAGGGGCGTTTTTACTGGTGAGTAGCTTTTCGTGTCGGCTTTTCGACGCGCCGAACACGCGAATCCGCGCCCTTCTCGGAGTTGACGCGCTACCTCATAGGTGTAACTATTGGAAACAGTAAACGTCCCTTGAGGAGAGGCAGTGACGACGATGTCTGCGCCCACCACCCCTGACGTCGATCCTGTAGTCGCCGAGGCTCAGGCGTACGCCGAGAAGTTGCTGATGCTTTCCGAGGCATCGGTCGACCGCCACTTCGACCCGTTCGAGGACATCGACTGGGACAACCCGGACTTCGACCCGGACTGCAAGCCGGAGCGCTGGATCCTGGTCACCTCGGCCGACCCGATCGGTCGCCACCCCTGGTACCAGTCCCTGCCGCAGGACGTCAAGATCGAGATCGGCAAGGTCCGCCAGGCCAATGTGGCCAAGGTCGGCCTGCAGTTCGAGGCCATCCTGATCATCGGGATGATGCAGCACATCTTCAACCTGAAGAACAACGACCCGGAGTTCCGGTACTGCTCGCACGAGATGATCGAAGAGCACAACCACACTCTGATGTTCCAGGAGATGGTCAACCGCGTCGCCGACGTGCCGGGCATGAACCCGCTCGTGCGTCAGCTGCGCCACCTGGCCTCGCCCGGCGGTGCGCTGTTCCCGAACTTCTTCTTCATGGCCGTGCTCGCCGGCGAGGAGCCGATCGACCACATCCAGAAGGACATCCTGCGCTCGGGCGACGACATCCACCCGATCATGCGCGGCGTGATGGCGATCCACGTGGCCGAGGAAGCTCGCCACATCTCCTTCGCCCACGAGTTCCTGAAGAAGAACGTGCCCGCCCAGCGGCCGTTCAACAAGTTCGTGCTGTCGATCGCGATGCCGATCATCATGTTCATCCTCGGCCGGGCGATCGCGACCCCGCCGAAGACCTTCTTCAAGCAGTTCGACATGCCGAAGGAAGTGCGCAAGGAGCTGTTCTACGGCTCCAAGGAGGCCAAGCAGGTCTTCGCCGACTACTTCATCGACGTGCGCGCGCTCGCCGAGGAGATCGGTCTGATGAACCCGGTGGCCAAGCGGGTCTGGAAGCTGCTCGGTATCGACGGCCCGTCGAGCCGGTACCGCTCGGAGCCCAAGCGCTCCGTCAAGCACGCAGTCGCTTGAGTCGGCGGTAGTCTTCCATGCCCTACGTCGTTACCCAGTCATGCTGTAGTGACGCCTCGTGTGTCTACGCGTGCCCGGTGAACTGTATTCATCCGACCCCGGATGAGCCGGACTTCCTGACCGCGGAGATGCTCTACGTCGATCCGGCGGCCTGTGTGGACTGTGGTGCCTGCGCCACGGCCTGCCCGGTCGACGCGATCACCTCGTCGAAGAAGCTGACCCACGAACAGAAGCCCTTTATCGAGATCAACGCCGATTTCTACCGGGTTCAGCGGGACCGGCCGACGCTGGCCCCTCCGGTGATGCCCCCGTCGATCGACACCAAGCGGTCGCCGCTGCGGGTCGCGATCGTCGGGTCGGGCCCGTCGGCGATGTACGCCGCCGACGAGCTGCTGACCCAGCCCGGTGTCTCGGTCACGATGTTCGACCGGCTGCCGCAGGCCTACGGTCTGGCCCGGCTCGGCGTCGCGCCCGATCACCAGCGCACACGCAAGGTCGCCGACCTGTTCGACGTGATGTCGAAGCAGGAGGACTTCGGTACCTACCTCGATGTCGAGATCGGCAAGCACATCAGTCATGCCGATCTGCTCGAGCACTTCCACGGTGTGGTCTACGCGGTCGGCGCGTCCTCGGATCGCAAGCTGAACATCCCGGGCGAGGGTCTGCCGGGCAATGTGTCGGCCACCGACTTCGTGGCCTGGTACAACGGCCATCCCGAGCACGCCGATGACACCTTCGATCTGGACCAGAAGCGGGTGGTGATCGTCGGCAACGGCAACGTCGCCCTCGACGTGGCCCGCATCCTGACCGTCGATCCGGCCACGCTGGCCGGTACCGACATCGCGCCCTACGCGCTGAAGGCCTTGCGCGAGAGCAAGATCGAAGAGGTCGTGGTCCTGGGCCGCCGCGGCCCGGCCGAGTCGGCGTTCACGGTGCCCGAGTTCGTCGGCCTGCTGGCCGCCGACATCGACATCGCGATCGACGGCGAGCTGCCCGAGGTCACCCCGGAGCTGTCCTACAAGGTCGAGCAGAAGCTGCGCCTGCTGCACAGCGTCGCGACCCGGCCGTTCGGTGAGCGCAGGCGGATCGTGTTCCGTTACCTGTCCTCGCCGGTGGAGATCGTCGGCACCGACACGGTGACCGGTGTGCGGGTCGAGCGCAACGAGCTGGTCGCCGATGCCGACGGTCGCGTCGGTGCGGTGGCGACCGGGGACATCGAGCTGGTGGAGGCCGGTGTCGTGCTGACCTCCGTCGGCTACCGCGGTGTGCCGACCAAGGATCTGCCCTTCGATGACGAGCGCGGCGTGATCCCGAACGAGCACGGCCGCGTGCTCACCGCTCCCGGCGGCGAGATCGTGCCCGGCACCTATGTGGCCGGCTGGATCAAGCGTGGTCCGAGCGGCTTCATCGGCACCAACAAGTCCTGTGCGCAGGAGACGGTGCAGCAGCTCGCCGACGATTTCAACAACGGCAAGCTGAGTGAGCCCGCGCGCGACGCACAGGATTTCGACCGCCTGGTGCGCGCCCGCCGTCCGGAGGCCCGCGCCGGCGGTGCGGTGGCACCGCGGGTGCGACCGTTGCGGCGGCTGCTCGCGCGCAGCTAGTCGACGACACCCGAAGGCCCGCCACATCAGCGGATGTGGCGGGCCTTCGGCGTACGGCGGCTACTGCGCGGTGAAGCCGCCGTCCACGGCGACCGCGGCGCCGGTGATGAAGGAGGCCTCGGTGCTGAGCAGGAACGCGCACAGCGCCGCGATCTCGTCGGGCTGCGCGATCCGCCCGATCGGGTGCAGCGCCGCGATCGCCGCCTCGCCCTCCGGTGTCGCGCCCATCGAGGCGCGGAAAGCCGGGGTCTCGACCGCGCCGGAGAGGATCGCGTTGACCCGCACGCCCGACGACGCGGTCTCGAGCGCCACCGACTTGGTGAGCCCGACGACGCCGTGCTTGGCCGCCACATACCCCGAGACCGATGCCATGCCGACGACGCCGAGGTTGGAGGCGTTGTTGAGGATCGCGCCGCCACCGGAGGCCGTGATCGCCGGTACCTGGTGGCGCAGGCCGTGGAAGACCCCGGTCAGGTTCAGGGCGAGGTCGGCATGCCATGCGGCGGTGTCGATCTCGGCCACCGTACCGAAGGCGTTGATCGCGCCCGCGTTGTTGAACGCCGCGTCGAGCCTGCCGAAGGCGGTGAGGGCGCTCTGGGTGAGGCGCTCGACCTCGTCCTCCACGGTGACATCGGTGGGGATGAACAGCGCGCGCCCGCCTGCGGCGCGGATCTGCTCGGCGACCTGCTCGCCCTGATCCTTGCCCCGCGAGCCGAGCACGACGGCAGCGCCCTCGGTCGCGACCCGCAGCGCCACCGCCTTGCCGATGCCGGAACCGGCTCCGGTGACGAGGACGACCTGGTCGGCGAAACGAGTGGACATGTGTATTCCCTTCTGTCCCTGAGTATTCGGAGATCGCTCGGATGTCTCTCCGTGCTTTCGAGTCAACCGTCGCGAGCCGGTCGGCGCTGGCGGGTATCGGCCGTTGCGTTGACGCATCATCCTTTGTGGTGCGTACACCGATCCGAGGCAATGTATTTCGCCGAAAGTGAAATCAAAAGAGCGGTAAATGAATTGATTACCGGTCGGTAAGTGCGCTAATTATGCCCAATAACAAACTGTAAGAATGTATTCACCGCAGGCGCAGGGTGATTACTCGCGAGTAGCTGGCTCTCGGAGTCTGTGGGTCGCCTCGGCATCGTTCAGGGGACTGGACGATTGTCCGCATGCCTCACTACCTGCATGTATCCCTCAACAAGGGCCAAAGGTCACGTGTTTCGTATCAATCGGGCAGCAATTCGATGATGGGACAGTTAATCTGTGCGAGCTGTTTGGAAGACGACCGCGGCCACATGGTGCGCTCGCGTGCTGGACGTGGTCACGGTGCGTTGACGGGATAGCAAAAACATGACCAGAGGTCTGGGCTTGAGTATCGGTACGGTCAATGCGATTTCGGCGGTGGTCGCCGACAATCCGGCCAAACCGGCGGTGCGAACACGACGCACCGCACTGACATTCGACGAAGCAGGTCGACCCCGCATCGGGGCGATCAACGAATTCGCTTCCGCCATCACCGATTT
Proteins encoded in this window:
- a CDS encoding glycoside hydrolase family 15 protein produces the protein MESSSADSLPILSPVSSSGNRGAFPPIDDYAFLSDCETGCLIASSGAVEWMCVPRPDSPSVFGAILDRSAGHFRIGPYGTQVPAARRYLPGGMILETTWQTATGWLIVRDALVLGPWHNNMARSKTHRRTPMDWDAEHCLLRTVKCVSGTVELEMSCEPSFDYHRGGAHWEYTGKVYEQASAISSADSESGLSLVLTTDLRLGLEGREARARTRMSEGDSVYVALTWSELPAPGNFDEAAEKMWATAECWRRWITLGDFPDHPWRNYLQRSALTLKGLTYAPTGALLAAATTSLPETPGGERNWDYRYTWVRDSSFALWGLYTLGLDREADDFFNFLNDATTGDNGDAVPLQVLYGIGGERRITEETLPNLSGYDDSRPVRIGNAAYNQDQHDIWGTMLDAMYLHMKSRQQVPESLWPMLERTVHAAIEHWREPDRGIWEVRGEPQQFTSSKVMCWVALDRGARLAQLHGRDERSARWFEIAEEIRADVLANGVDADGVFTQTYGGHTLDASLLLVVLTRFLPPDDPRVRATVLAIADRLTVHGLVLRYDTDTTDDGLAGEEGTFTICSFWLVSALVEIGELERATHLCERLLGLASPLRLYAEEIDPRTGRHLGNFPQAFTHLALINAVTHVIRAEDSREVGQFQPAHTPPHRPS
- a CDS encoding sulfate/molybdate ABC transporter ATP-binding protein, which encodes MITVTNARKNYGSFAALDDVTIDIPSGELTALLGPSGSGKSTLLRSIAGLESLDSGIVMIAGNDVTHVPPQKRDIGFVFQHYAAFKHMTVRDNVAFGLTIRKRPKKEIDKRVDELLGIVGLDGFQHRYPAQLSGGQRQRMALARALAVDPQVLLLDEPFGALDAKVRTDLRQWLRRLHDEVHVTTVLVTHDQEEALDVADRIAVMNKGRIEQVGSPEDVYDRPANEFVMSFLGAVARLNGHLVRPHDIRVGRDPSMALAEHEGTADSAGVTRATVERIVRLGFEVRLELRNAATGDQFAAQVTRGDAAALRLTEGETVYARATRIPDLPTS
- the cysW gene encoding sulfate ABC transporter permease subunit CysW, whose product is MKLSALTRISLRTVALGYLFILLVLPLVIILLRTFERGIGAFIDSITTPAAISAFQLSMIIVAIVVPLNVVFGVITALALVRSKFPGRSLLQGIVDLPFAVSPVVVGVALILLWGAGGWFGGLESLGFQVIFSLPGMVIATIFVTLPFVVREVEPVLHEIGDDQEQAAATLGATGWQTFWRITLPAIRWGLTYGVVLTVARALGEFGAVIMVSTAMPGESQTLTLLVHGRYIDDHNDFGAYSAATLLMGMALVVLLLMTLLERKRGPE
- a CDS encoding Ms4533A family Cys-rich leader peptide translates to MSSSVAPQIRHELALIAVGDLAVADILCR
- a CDS encoding FAD-dependent oxidoreductase, giving the protein MPYVVTQSCCSDASCVYACPVNCIHPTPDEPDFLTAEMLYVDPAACVDCGACATACPVDAITSSKKLTHEQKPFIEINADFYRVQRDRPTLAPPVMPPSIDTKRSPLRVAIVGSGPSAMYAADELLTQPGVSVTMFDRLPQAYGLARLGVAPDHQRTRKVADLFDVMSKQEDFGTYLDVEIGKHISHADLLEHFHGVVYAVGASSDRKLNIPGEGLPGNVSATDFVAWYNGHPEHADDTFDLDQKRVVIVGNGNVALDVARILTVDPATLAGTDIAPYALKALRESKIEEVVVLGRRGPAESAFTVPEFVGLLAADIDIAIDGELPEVTPELSYKVEQKLRLLHSVATRPFGERRRIVFRYLSSPVEIVGTDTVTGVRVERNELVADADGRVGAVATGDIELVEAGVVLTSVGYRGVPTKDLPFDDERGVIPNEHGRVLTAPGGEIVPGTYVAGWIKRGPSGFIGTNKSCAQETVQQLADDFNNGKLSEPARDAQDFDRLVRARRPEARAGGAVAPRVRPLRRLLARS
- a CDS encoding AurF N-oxygenase family protein, with the translated sequence MSAPTTPDVDPVVAEAQAYAEKLLMLSEASVDRHFDPFEDIDWDNPDFDPDCKPERWILVTSADPIGRHPWYQSLPQDVKIEIGKVRQANVAKVGLQFEAILIIGMMQHIFNLKNNDPEFRYCSHEMIEEHNHTLMFQEMVNRVADVPGMNPLVRQLRHLASPGGALFPNFFFMAVLAGEEPIDHIQKDILRSGDDIHPIMRGVMAIHVAEEARHISFAHEFLKKNVPAQRPFNKFVLSIAMPIIMFILGRAIATPPKTFFKQFDMPKEVRKELFYGSKEAKQVFADYFIDVRALAEEIGLMNPVAKRVWKLLGIDGPSSRYRSEPKRSVKHAVA
- a CDS encoding M48 family metallopeptidase, with the translated sequence MTMAPDRVRVRLPEISTRAWEHPADRTALVTLRSLSGFDTVLRALSGLLRERQHRLLYLATAVRVDERQFRTLHELRADCVGVLDAPTTPEMFVLQDPSVNAFTIGMDKPFIVLTTGLLELMDTEELRFVVGHELGHALSGHAVYRTMLMHLMRLSASVGWMPVGGWALRAIVAALMEWSRKSELSGDRAGLLCCQDVEASVRVHMKTAGGAWLTEMNHGAFLDQADDYMRSGDLRDGVLKLLNLELQTHPFSVLRAAELRRWIQSGEYDRILGGSYPRRDSDRNARISDEVKEAARTYRESFDQSDDMFVRTVRDLGRDVGSAVNTVGQEVGRTVSDLGKRFDDWRKN
- the cysT gene encoding sulfate ABC transporter permease subunit CysT — encoded protein: MNLEKSATTAPPKPRGPRGSWLRVTGSVGPLGIAIAVLWLSLIVLLPLAALTVSSFEDGWSGFWDAVTAPAALESLRITIGVSVVVAVVNLFMGTLIAWVLVRDEFPGKGIVNALIDLPFALPTIVASIVLLSLYGPSSPFDIHLNATQPGLVIALAFVTLPFVVRSVQPVLIEVDREVEQAALSLGAGNWITFRRIVLPTLTPAIISGGGLAFARAIGEYGSVVLIGGNIPRETQVTSQYIQQQIEVDRPVNAAAVSVALLAVAFATLLVLRLLAERTARKEEAAR
- a CDS encoding sulfate ABC transporter substrate-binding protein, with translation MSRNTWIGSRRRAAAIALTAVAAVALTACGGGASDSTDGDAIVADGSGGTINLYAYAVPKVGFDEVVPEFNKTEAGDGVIVRASYGASGDQSRKVKDGARADVVSFSVEPDITRLVEAGLIDENWNADSTKGVPFGSVVTLVVREGNPKGIRDWDDLLKPGVEVVTPNPFSSGSAKWNLLAPYAAKSEGGKNPQAGLDYLSQLISPEHVRVQPKSGREATEAFLQGTGDVLLSYENEALFSERNGDPIEHVNPPITVKIENPVAVLENAENAAKAIAFRDFLFTTEGQRAWAEAGFRPVDPGVAAEFAADFPTPTQLWTIDDLGGWKTVDEELFAQDTGTIAMIYDQATR